A single Cupriavidus sp. D39 DNA region contains:
- a CDS encoding winged helix-turn-helix transcriptional regulator: MHEDRSVHVRARRGAGRDRGKWKPLILFHLAHDTRRYGELRRLIGAVSHKMLSQQLKELEMDGLVHRVDYKEIPPRVEYSLTAFGLTLAKALAPLCEWGTAHAMEVSKMLGSRNLPI, encoded by the coding sequence ATGCATGAAGACAGATCTGTTCACGTGCGGGCTCGACGCGGCGCTGGCCGTGATCGGGGGAAATGGAAGCCCCTGATCCTCTTTCACCTCGCTCACGACACGCGACGCTATGGTGAATTGAGGCGACTGATCGGAGCGGTCAGCCACAAGATGCTGAGCCAGCAGTTGAAAGAGTTGGAGATGGATGGTCTTGTCCACCGCGTCGACTACAAGGAGATTCCGCCGCGAGTCGAGTATTCGCTGACAGCATTCGGGCTGACGCTGGCAAAGGCTCTCGCGCCGCTATGCGAGTGGGGCACCGCACATGCGATGGAGGTCAGCAAAATGCTGGGGAGCCGTAATCTACCCATATGA
- a CDS encoding DUF6429 family protein — translation MCGENRAWRSFDWDALNRLHEKGLIGDPVNRAKSVWLTDEGLGEAERLFTKYFVRAGD, via the coding sequence TTGTGCGGGGAAAATCGTGCCTGGAGGAGCTTTGACTGGGACGCATTGAACCGCCTGCACGAGAAGGGGCTCATCGGGGATCCGGTGAACCGGGCGAAATCGGTGTGGCTAACCGACGAGGGCCTAGGCGAGGCCGAGCGGTTGTTCACGAAATACTTCGTCCGCGCTGGCGACTAG
- a CDS encoding GntR family transcriptional regulator, whose amino-acid sequence MPKPATASSRYIDLARKLTEEITSRRYAVGSLLPTEVDLAQQYGVSRQTVRAALDILQERGYVSRKKSVGTRVESMDASSPYVQVVASVDDLVRIAANERREIESVKEVLLDRSTARRLHAPPGSRWLLFGGTRVDARDGKVLAIANFYVDARFAAIREEVLARPQTLISSIIETACNEGITDLVQIADAVLIDKPTSQALKVDENSAGLRIVRHYKNIRNEILEISETIYPAERRSLLTQMRRTRRGLY is encoded by the coding sequence ATGCCAAAGCCCGCCACTGCCTCGTCGCGGTATATTGACCTCGCGCGAAAGCTGACCGAGGAAATCACAAGCCGTCGTTATGCCGTGGGAAGCCTGCTTCCCACGGAGGTGGACTTGGCACAGCAATATGGTGTGAGTCGGCAGACGGTTCGCGCGGCGCTGGACATTCTGCAGGAGCGTGGTTACGTGTCACGCAAGAAGTCGGTTGGAACTCGGGTCGAGAGCATGGATGCTTCCTCTCCCTACGTTCAGGTGGTGGCATCCGTGGACGACCTCGTGCGCATCGCCGCGAACGAGCGTCGAGAGATTGAATCCGTCAAGGAGGTATTGCTCGACCGCAGTACCGCGCGGCGGCTGCACGCGCCTCCGGGAAGCCGATGGTTGTTGTTCGGTGGCACGCGTGTTGATGCACGCGATGGCAAGGTCTTGGCGATCGCGAACTTCTACGTGGATGCGCGCTTTGCAGCGATTCGCGAGGAAGTCCTAGCGCGCCCGCAGACCTTGATCAGTTCGATCATCGAAACCGCATGCAACGAGGGGATTACCGATCTGGTACAGATTGCAGATGCCGTGCTGATCGACAAACCTACGAGTCAGGCACTCAAGGTTGACGAGAATTCGGCTGGCCTGCGTATTGTTCGCCACTATAAGAATATCCGAAACGAGATTCTTGAAATCAGCGAGACGATCTATCCGGCAGAGCGACGGAGTCTGTTAACGCAAATGCGGCGCACTAGGCGCGGTCTTTACTAA
- a CDS encoding IS3 family transposase (programmed frameshift) — MASASGTDSEVVARARRRQFSNADKRRILEAADRCTKPGEIGALMRHEGVYSSSLSTWRRQREAAELAALAPQKRGPKFDETRAEARHIAQLTRERDNLRRRLDKALLVIDVHKKTCSLAGQSDRRRHRQAVMAAVQELTPALGASAACHALGVPRGTPARQRAHLRRMAFIGPLPRSTARPRPPLALDALENQVLLDTLNSERFADTAPAAIHATLLDEGRYLGSVRTMYRLLATNGGSRERRNQLVHPAYVRPELLARAPNQVWSWDITKLKGPARWTCFHLYVILDIFSRHVVGWLIAGRESAELAEQLIADSVARHDIAPGVLTLHADRGASMRSKPVAALLVDLDITKSHSRPHVSDDNPFSESQFKTMKYRPDFPARFGCIEDARAHCQAFFAWYNTVHRHSGIGFMTPHSVHYGLAQELHLTRQAALDTAFRASPNRFKGHRPEPPRLPTAVWINPPPSEAITPNTPQPGTVNS, encoded by the exons CTGGCGTCAGCGTCCGGCACCGATTCAGAGGTCGTTGCTCGCGCTCGGCGCAGGCAATTTTCCAACGCCGACAAGCGCCGCATACTGGAGGCGGCTGACCGCTGCACCAAGCCCGGAGAGATCGGCGCGCTGATGCGCCATGAAGGCGTGTACTCGTCATCCTTGAGCACGTGGCGGCGCCAGCGCGAGGCTGCCGAACTGGCTGCCCTTGCCCCACAAAAGCGCGGACCCAAATTCGACGAGACTCGGGCCGAGGCGCGGCACATCGCGCAGCTCACGCGCGAGCGCGATAATCTCAGGAGGCGACTCGACAAGGCGCTGCTGGTGATCGACGTCCA CAAAAAAACTTGCAGCCTTGCTGGGCAATCCGATCGACGACGACACCGACAAGCCGTAATGGCGGCTGTGCAAGAGCTCACTCCGGCCCTGGGCGCGAGCGCGGCCTGCCATGCCCTGGGCGTGCCGCGCGGCACGCCTGCCCGGCAGCGGGCCCACCTGCGTCGCATGGCCTTCATCGGTCCACTGCCACGGTCCACTGCCAGGCCCCGGCCACCGTTGGCTCTGGATGCCCTGGAAAACCAGGTGCTGCTGGACACCCTTAACAGCGAGCGCTTCGCCGACACCGCGCCGGCGGCGATACACGCCACGTTGCTCGACGAAGGCCGCTACCTGGGCTCGGTGCGCACCATGTACCGGTTGCTGGCAACCAATGGCGGCTCGCGCGAGCGACGCAACCAGCTTGTCCATCCGGCCTACGTCAGGCCTGAGTTGCTGGCGCGCGCGCCTAACCAGGTGTGGTCGTGGGACATCACCAAACTCAAAGGGCCAGCCAGGTGGACGTGCTTCCACCTCTACGTCATCCTGGACATCTTCAGCCGCCATGTCGTGGGCTGGTTGATCGCCGGGCGCGAGAGCGCGGAGCTCGCTGAACAGCTCATCGCCGACAGCGTGGCACGCCACGATATCGCCCCCGGCGTGCTCACGCTTCATGCCGATCGCGGTGCCAGCATGCGCTCTAAACCGGTGGCCGCGTTGCTGGTCGACCTGGACATTACTAAAAGCCACAGCCGGCCTCACGTATCTGACGATAATCCCTTCTCGGAGTCGCAGTTCAAGACGATGAAGTACCGTCCGGACTTCCCCGCGCGCTTCGGCTGCATTGAGGATGCGCGCGCCCACTGCCAGGCATTCTTCGCCTGGTACAACACCGTGCATCGGCACTCGGGCATCGGATTCATGACGCCGCACAGCGTTCATTATGGGCTCGCCCAGGAGTTGCACCTCACCCGTCAGGCAGCACTCGACACAGCATTCAGGGCGTCCCCAAACAGGTTTAAAGGGCATCGCCCTGAACCACCGCGGCTGCCCACAGCAGTCTGGATCAACCCGCCGCCATCGGAGGCCATTACCCCAAACACACCACAGCCCGGCACAGTAAATTCATGA
- a CDS encoding putative bifunctional diguanylate cyclase/phosphodiesterase, whose amino-acid sequence MRKEDSHEDAPALNLDARAIPAADAMPSFPVADDELERLRSLYSTGYLEAPPDPRFGAFTRLAARMYDAPMSAISLIAGERALTLSAVGVPQGMSTPREDSFCARCSLRPGGVMIVEDASRHPDFESNPLVTGPFGFRFYAGVALKDTEGRALGVLCVIDTKPRSMSEQDLGPLQDLAIGISAIIQRDQMLSYGANHELVTGLPNRQALRFYLSQKLDQYRIGGSCPVLAHIDIDEFNKLRDSSDHRDIDVLLRQFADRLSLAFPGADMLAHFGADEFAALLPVTESVDTLSLLLKHAVETLHEPYLVNGTSVVLEVTIGLAIASFRQLSVDGLLRNANIARCSVEFNSREKWRIYSPSIDTRVAIESSLPQLNLKNALRFGELSLAYQPIVIVPERRITSLEVLLRWNHPQLGPIPPAEFIPLAERNGMIVPIGMWALREACREATGWSSDVKVSVNISPLQITSDLPEHVSEILADSGLQPERLILEVTETTLLEPSEGNVEILKKLRNLGVQIALDDFGTGFSSLNYLLRFSFDEIKIDRTFVSGVLGRHESQTIVHAVIDIGRSLGIPVVAEGVETAEQLAWLIDNGCDQVQGYFWGGRCRVRPSLVSWAAAP is encoded by the coding sequence ATGCGTAAAGAAGACTCTCATGAGGATGCGCCAGCGTTGAATCTCGACGCACGGGCGATTCCCGCGGCGGATGCGATGCCGTCGTTTCCGGTTGCTGACGACGAGCTGGAGCGCTTGCGCTCCCTGTACAGCACGGGCTACCTTGAGGCGCCCCCCGATCCACGGTTCGGCGCCTTTACTCGACTTGCTGCCCGTATGTACGATGCGCCGATGTCTGCTATTTCGCTGATCGCGGGGGAGCGCGCATTGACCCTTTCCGCCGTGGGGGTGCCGCAGGGAATGAGTACGCCACGTGAAGATTCCTTTTGCGCTCGTTGCAGTTTGAGGCCAGGTGGCGTGATGATCGTAGAGGATGCTTCTCGACATCCCGACTTCGAAAGTAATCCTCTCGTGACGGGTCCCTTTGGCTTTCGCTTTTACGCAGGCGTCGCTTTGAAGGACACAGAGGGTCGAGCGCTAGGTGTGCTATGCGTGATCGACACCAAACCGCGGTCTATGTCCGAGCAGGACCTGGGCCCTCTGCAGGATCTTGCGATCGGCATATCGGCGATCATCCAACGCGATCAAATGCTCTCCTATGGAGCGAATCACGAGCTTGTAACCGGGTTGCCCAATCGCCAAGCATTGCGTTTCTACCTCTCGCAAAAACTGGACCAATATCGTATTGGAGGCTCCTGCCCGGTGCTGGCACATATTGACATAGATGAATTCAACAAATTGCGCGACTCATCGGATCACCGTGACATCGATGTGCTACTAAGGCAATTCGCCGATCGTCTTAGCCTGGCTTTTCCAGGTGCTGACATGCTCGCCCACTTCGGAGCGGATGAGTTTGCCGCATTGCTGCCCGTGACGGAGTCGGTGGATACACTAAGTTTGCTACTGAAGCACGCGGTGGAAACGCTTCACGAACCATATCTTGTGAACGGGACGAGTGTGGTCCTCGAAGTAACTATAGGGCTGGCCATTGCTTCCTTCCGACAGCTTAGCGTTGACGGCTTGTTACGGAATGCAAATATCGCTAGATGCAGTGTTGAATTTAACTCGCGCGAAAAATGGCGAATATATTCACCATCGATCGATACGCGTGTGGCTATTGAGAGTTCCCTTCCACAGTTGAATCTCAAAAATGCCCTTCGATTCGGTGAGCTATCACTCGCCTATCAACCGATCGTCATCGTTCCAGAACGAAGGATCACGAGCTTGGAAGTGTTGTTGCGATGGAATCATCCGCAACTCGGCCCAATCCCACCTGCGGAATTTATTCCACTGGCAGAAAGAAACGGAATGATTGTCCCCATTGGAATGTGGGCACTGCGCGAAGCTTGCCGGGAAGCTACTGGCTGGTCGAGCGACGTCAAAGTATCGGTGAATATTTCACCGTTGCAGATTACTTCTGATCTGCCGGAGCATGTATCAGAGATCCTTGCGGACAGCGGCTTGCAGCCCGAGCGGTTGATACTCGAAGTGACTGAGACGACTTTGCTTGAGCCTTCTGAAGGCAATGTTGAGATACTTAAAAAGCTACGTAATCTTGGCGTACAGATCGCGCTGGACGATTTCGGGACAGGCTTTTCTTCGCTGAATTATTTGTTACGATTTTCATTTGACGAGATTAAAATCGATCGCACGTTCGTAAGCGGCGTTCTCGGTCGGCATGAGAGTCAGACTATCGTGCATGCTGTCATTGATATTGGGCGATCGCTAGGGATTCCAGTTGTGGCAGAAGGAGTTGAGACTGCAGAGCAATTGGCATGGTTGATTGATAACGGATGTGACCAGGTACAGGGGTATTTTTGGGGAGGCCGATGCCGCGTGAGGCCGTCTTTGGTCTCGTGGGCGGCCGCGCCGTAG
- a CDS encoding MaoC family dehydratase, which produces MSKSRSGNFFEDFRVGQSFQHGVPRTIGEGERALYIGLTGSRSALNTASTTAKVLGLSGAPIEDLLVFNIVFGKTVPELSLNAVANLGYADGRFLAPVFAGDTLSVASLVLAKKENSNGKSGVVYVRSTAKNQHGIEVLSYVRWVMVHKREAGQPAAALAELPELPPFVEPERLETPAYSRPSQVTAVTGFGDLWEDYKKGERIEHPSSMTVNESDHSIAARLYQNNAKAHFDAQLMALSPAGKRLVYGGHVMSICRALAYDGLENSLGMLAINAGSHVSPVYSGDTLSCMTEVVDTYPLDAGVGALRLRTIGAKNVGGADAIVAPEAGTGKATYSKDVILDLDYTVVIPRKQH; this is translated from the coding sequence ATGTCGAAGAGCAGGAGTGGCAACTTTTTTGAGGATTTCCGTGTGGGGCAGTCCTTTCAGCACGGTGTGCCTCGAACGATTGGTGAGGGCGAACGCGCGCTTTACATTGGACTGACCGGCAGCCGATCGGCGCTGAATACTGCATCGACAACTGCGAAGGTGCTGGGCCTCTCGGGCGCGCCCATCGAAGATCTACTGGTCTTCAATATTGTGTTCGGTAAGACAGTTCCGGAACTCTCGCTAAATGCGGTAGCAAACCTCGGTTATGCGGATGGACGGTTTCTCGCCCCCGTTTTCGCAGGTGACACCCTGTCCGTTGCCAGCCTAGTGCTGGCGAAGAAGGAGAACTCCAACGGCAAGAGCGGGGTGGTCTACGTACGTTCCACGGCCAAGAACCAGCATGGGATCGAAGTGCTTTCGTACGTCCGCTGGGTTATGGTTCATAAGCGCGAGGCAGGGCAGCCCGCGGCGGCCTTGGCCGAACTACCGGAGCTTCCTCCCTTTGTCGAGCCTGAGAGGCTTGAAACCCCAGCCTACTCACGACCCAGTCAAGTTACTGCGGTTACCGGCTTCGGTGATCTATGGGAGGACTACAAAAAAGGCGAACGAATCGAGCACCCGAGCTCGATGACCGTAAATGAGAGCGATCACAGCATCGCCGCAAGGCTCTATCAGAACAACGCGAAGGCCCACTTCGACGCTCAGTTGATGGCACTGAGTCCTGCAGGCAAGCGCCTCGTCTACGGTGGCCACGTGATGTCAATCTGCCGCGCACTCGCATACGACGGCCTGGAAAACAGCCTCGGCATGCTCGCGATCAACGCAGGCAGCCATGTGTCGCCCGTGTACTCAGGCGACACGCTTTCATGCATGACGGAGGTCGTTGACACCTATCCCCTTGATGCCGGCGTCGGCGCGCTCCGCCTCCGCACCATCGGAGCCAAGAACGTTGGAGGGGCCGATGCCATAGTGGCTCCAGAGGCCGGCACCGGCAAGGCGACGTACTCCAAGGACGTCATTCTCGATCTCGACTACACCGTCGTTATTCCACGTAAGCAACATTGA
- a CDS encoding CaiB/BaiF CoA transferase family protein, whose product MFSSGALSDVKVIDLTQMLAGPFCTQVLADQGARIVKVEPINGEGMRRTGPFLADDKLRSFGGYFQSVNRNKASIALDLKNPEGREVLKELVATADVVVENFRGGVMERLGLSYEELAKINPALVYATVRGFGDRRSGESPYYEWPAYDVVAQAMGGIMGITGPSPEQPTKIGPGVGDTVPALMLAIGILSAVHHARRTGEGQFVDVSMVDCILALTERIVYQHSYEGHSPVPEGNKHPLLCPFGLFRAKDGWVSIACATDELWRELAHAFGRADLAESAECATNAARVRNAGLVIQSLEEFTRQKTKDELKVILGGRVPFGPVYTADDVFHDEHFRSRDMLVEIDHPGSQQRVTITGVPIKLSKTPGGIGRRAPTVGEDTDAILREIGMSSDRIERLRKSGAVAGA is encoded by the coding sequence ATGTTCAGTTCTGGCGCACTGTCCGATGTGAAGGTGATAGACCTCACGCAAATGCTCGCTGGCCCCTTCTGCACCCAAGTTCTCGCCGACCAAGGTGCTCGGATCGTCAAGGTCGAACCCATAAACGGCGAGGGCATGCGACGCACCGGCCCATTTCTTGCTGATGACAAGCTCCGCTCGTTCGGCGGCTATTTCCAGAGTGTCAACCGCAACAAGGCATCGATTGCCCTAGACCTGAAGAATCCGGAAGGCCGAGAAGTGCTCAAGGAACTCGTCGCCACTGCGGACGTGGTGGTGGAAAACTTTCGCGGTGGCGTGATGGAGCGCTTGGGCCTGTCCTATGAGGAGTTGGCCAAGATTAACCCGGCGTTGGTTTACGCAACGGTGCGTGGCTTTGGCGATAGGCGTAGCGGGGAGAGCCCTTACTATGAGTGGCCGGCATACGACGTAGTCGCGCAGGCCATGGGTGGCATCATGGGAATCACCGGACCGTCCCCTGAGCAGCCTACCAAGATCGGGCCCGGCGTTGGCGATACGGTGCCAGCGCTAATGCTGGCGATCGGCATACTCTCGGCCGTGCACCATGCACGCAGGACAGGAGAAGGACAGTTTGTCGACGTGTCGATGGTCGACTGTATCCTGGCGCTGACGGAGCGCATCGTCTATCAACACTCCTATGAAGGACACAGCCCGGTCCCCGAGGGCAACAAGCATCCGCTTCTTTGCCCTTTCGGCCTTTTCCGCGCCAAGGACGGCTGGGTTTCAATCGCTTGCGCCACTGACGAACTGTGGCGTGAACTGGCGCATGCATTCGGACGTGCGGATCTTGCCGAGTCAGCAGAATGTGCCACCAACGCAGCCCGAGTGCGGAACGCTGGTCTCGTCATCCAGTCGCTGGAAGAGTTCACCCGCCAAAAGACCAAGGACGAACTCAAAGTCATTCTGGGCGGAAGGGTTCCCTTCGGTCCAGTCTACACAGCAGATGACGTGTTCCACGACGAGCACTTCCGAAGCAGAGACATGCTGGTGGAGATTGATCACCCGGGTAGCCAACAGCGAGTAACGATCACAGGTGTGCCGATCAAGCTGAGCAAAACCCCTGGTGGCATTGGCCGTCGTGCGCCAACGGTAGGTGAGGATACCGACGCGATCCTTCGAGAAATCGGCATGTCTTCAGACAGGATCGAGCGACTGCGCAAGTCTGGAGCGGTGGCCGGCGCGTGA
- a CDS encoding aldolase/citrate lyase family protein yields the protein MATDTSEGVSGLPSYRNAQLRVRARMWGADDLDAFSSHAGRDLTPPFSVARTLCLLAAAQAGVDAIDAVSTKPGDEEQSVAEVAQARRDGFAAKAAGLQSPH from the coding sequence ATGGCGACGGACACATCGGAGGGCGTGTCAGGCCTGCCGTCGTACCGCAATGCCCAGTTACGGGTTCGTGCGCGGATGTGGGGCGCGGACGACCTGGATGCGTTTTCGTCGCATGCCGGGCGGGACCTTACCCCGCCATTCTCCGTTGCGCGAACGCTGTGCCTGCTGGCGGCCGCGCAGGCTGGCGTCGACGCGATCGACGCTGTCAGCACCAAGCCTGGCGACGAGGAGCAGAGCGTGGCAGAGGTCGCCCAGGCGCGACGCGATGGGTTCGCCGCCAAAGCGGCGGGGCTGCAAAGCCCCCACTGA
- a CDS encoding Bug family tripartite tricarboxylate transporter substrate binding protein, giving the protein MTNHHPFIARSSLTVLAAALALADYANAAPYPERAVTWVVPFSAGGPADVLARNIAAKVAENLGQPIVIDNTGGAGGTIGAAKVAKSKNDGYTFLLGHVGQMAAAPYLYKKLPYDPIKDFEPVFRLPYTPLILLVGVNSPFKNVEQLIAAAKAKPGSINFGNAGVGSTSHLVAALFAQQAGINITSISYKGAGPAMVDVVSGRIDAMFDQSNSSLPQVTAGRARALAQSGAKRMPQFSAVPTVSESTIPHFAAVTWYGLYAPHGTPVAALATMNTAYRKAIGDSSLRDRLSKQGVQLLQDEEYSAAALKKLNADELVRWKDVITQTRITAE; this is encoded by the coding sequence ATGACGAACCACCATCCGTTCATAGCGCGCAGCTCCCTTACCGTTCTCGCAGCAGCCCTTGCACTCGCCGACTATGCCAATGCGGCACCATACCCTGAGCGAGCCGTCACCTGGGTTGTACCGTTTTCGGCCGGAGGCCCGGCCGACGTTCTCGCGCGCAACATTGCAGCGAAGGTCGCTGAAAACCTGGGGCAACCAATTGTCATCGACAATACCGGCGGCGCAGGTGGCACCATCGGTGCTGCGAAAGTAGCGAAGTCCAAGAACGACGGGTACACATTTCTTCTGGGACATGTTGGCCAGATGGCAGCCGCGCCGTATCTGTACAAGAAGCTTCCATATGACCCGATCAAGGACTTTGAGCCGGTCTTCCGGCTTCCCTACACCCCCTTGATTCTCCTGGTGGGCGTAAATTCGCCTTTCAAGAACGTCGAACAGTTGATCGCCGCGGCGAAAGCCAAGCCGGGCAGCATCAATTTCGGCAATGCGGGAGTTGGCTCGACTTCTCACTTGGTTGCAGCCCTCTTCGCCCAGCAGGCAGGCATCAACATCACGTCCATTTCCTATAAGGGTGCAGGTCCTGCCATGGTCGACGTCGTGTCCGGGCGGATCGATGCTATGTTTGACCAGAGCAATTCGTCCCTGCCGCAGGTAACTGCAGGGCGGGCGCGTGCGCTCGCGCAGTCGGGAGCCAAGCGCATGCCGCAGTTCTCTGCTGTTCCGACGGTCTCGGAGTCGACAATACCCCATTTCGCTGCAGTCACCTGGTACGGCCTTTACGCTCCTCACGGTACACCAGTGGCTGCCCTCGCTACCATGAACACTGCTTATCGAAAGGCCATCGGCGATTCTTCCTTGCGCGACCGTCTCTCCAAGCAAGGCGTGCAGCTCCTGCAGGACGAAGAATACTCCGCCGCAGCGCTAAAGAAACTCAATGCCGACGAGCTCGTTCGTTGGAAGGATGTGATCACCCAGACTAGGATCACGGCCGAGTGA
- a CDS encoding SDR family NAD(P)-dependent oxidoreductase, with protein MGRLTGKVALVTGGNSGIGLATARRFVEEGAFVFITGRRQSELDKAATLIGHDVRVLQGDVTKLDDLDRIFAAVHAEKGRLDVLFANAGLGSFAPLGEITEAQFDLTFDVNVKGTLFTVQKALSLMNAGGSIILTGSTTGSKGTPAFSVYSATKAAIRNFARSWALDLKGSGIRVNVLSPGATATPGLMETLVSGAQLDALLGLLKEQTPLGRIANPDETAAVALFLASDESSFMTGSEVFVDGGLAQV; from the coding sequence ATGGGCAGACTGACGGGCAAAGTCGCACTGGTGACCGGCGGCAATAGCGGAATTGGACTGGCCACCGCGAGGCGCTTCGTTGAGGAAGGTGCCTTTGTGTTCATCACAGGTCGCCGCCAGTCCGAGTTGGACAAGGCCGCGACGCTCATCGGGCACGACGTGCGGGTCCTTCAGGGTGACGTCACAAAGCTTGATGATCTCGACCGAATTTTTGCCGCAGTGCATGCGGAAAAAGGACGCCTCGACGTGCTGTTTGCGAACGCGGGATTAGGCTCGTTTGCACCGCTCGGAGAGATCACGGAGGCTCAATTCGATCTGACATTCGATGTCAATGTAAAAGGAACGCTGTTCACGGTACAGAAGGCGTTGTCGCTGATGAACGCTGGGGGGTCGATCATCCTGACCGGGTCGACGACAGGCTCGAAAGGGACGCCGGCCTTCAGCGTCTACAGCGCAACGAAAGCGGCCATCCGCAATTTCGCACGCAGTTGGGCGCTTGATCTGAAGGGCTCCGGAATCCGCGTGAACGTATTGTCGCCAGGCGCGACGGCGACGCCGGGCCTCATGGAAACGCTGGTCTCGGGTGCTCAACTGGATGCGTTGCTCGGCCTGTTGAAAGAGCAGACGCCGCTCGGACGCATCGCGAACCCTGATGAAACGGCCGCAGTGGCACTGTTTCTTGCGTCGGACGAGAGCAGTTTTATGACCGGCAGCGAAGTGTTTGTTGATGGAGGTCTCGCGCAAGTTTAA
- a CDS encoding phage integrase N-terminal SAM-like domain-containing protein — MSVATPAISPLRQRMIEDMRMRKLADKSQSQYIHAVCQFTAFLGRSPHTASIEDLRRYQLHLVDHGISPVSLNAAIMASMTLPTLWLPSLVQNVRRRFAFEVPSSI; from the coding sequence ATGTCAGTCGCCACGCCTGCCATCAGCCCGCTACGCCAGCGCATGATCGAAGACATGCGGATGCGCAAGCTTGCGGACAAGTCTCAGAGCCAATACATCCACGCCGTGTGCCAGTTCACGGCCTTTCTCGGCCGCTCTCCCCACACGGCCAGCATCGAGGACCTACGGCGCTATCAACTCCATCTGGTCGATCACGGCATTTCCCCGGTTTCCCTCAATGCCGCGATCATGGCCTCGATGACTTTGCCGACCCTGTGGTTGCCTTCTTTGGTCCAGAACGTCCGAAGACGGTTCGCCTTTGAAGTGCCCTCTTCCATATAG